One Arachis hypogaea cultivar Tifrunner chromosome 18, arahy.Tifrunner.gnm2.J5K5, whole genome shotgun sequence genomic window, ATCGATTACACCTGAGTTTTTAAAAGACAGGATACCAATACAATGACTAATAGAGTTAACCAACTTAGTGGGTAatgggagtggatcctctcccgtaagaaaaagaaaaagctggaTGGTATCCAGTAAAAGATCTCATCCtttattgcattttctttctcatttatttttggtcccacttGTAGAATTAAGAGTGAGAgattacactttattctctccAGTAACAAAAAAAATGGAGAGAATCTATTTCCGTGAGTAACTCTTGCATATCAATCCATGTGTCTACATTATTCAAGGTCTATGTTAACATACACATAGATTTCtatgaaaataaacaaataagaaTACAAGAATTATTCATCGAAACATATAGGTTTGGTAGATAAACTAATACAAAAGCTAAAATAATGGAAATATGTTGAATTTTATTAGActaaaaccaaaaacaaaattgtaagaactaacaaaatttatttaagccACGAAATTTTATAAACTTTTGAATTAATTTGATATGCCATTATAGTACTTTATTTTTgcgtatatatatacaaaaataatcCACCAAATAAATTATTACGTATTTgcgtattaaaatataatttatttttaatatataatttatattttaaatatattttatataaataattgattCTTATAAGTATATTTAATATGGTTATTTCACAAATATAACTCAATATAACTATTAGATTATATTCCAAACGCATGAAAAGATAAATCGAAGTTATCTGATTTGTTGTAGTAGTGCactattaatttgaattatattgattcgatttagtattataatgattaatttaaatttaatgaattcaattTATATAGAATTATAAACAAAAACATATACATGAGGTTATTTAGTTTGagacttttatataatattattattatgtgtttaatttatgtatgtgttttatcttatattatatatctaTGATGTTTGGACTTTctgaaatttaataaaattgactAGTGATGgagtttgaaataaaattttggagGAGTAAAAGatttaacattaaaatttaataataatatttatattaaaataaaatttataatataattatttttaagtttgttactaataagataataaataaataattttacaaataaaaaatataaaatagtttataataGTACTCTTCGAATCTTTAATAATTTGAAATCTTCAATAATTGAATTAGAACTAAATTTTTTagcaatttttttcaatttttttttattattttcattgataAAAATGATGTAGTAGTTATAGACACTAAAAGAGTTAATATCAAACAAATTAATCTATCAATCAAGAGAGCTGTTTGTTGAATAGAGTTGAATAAAAAATtgcaaaatacaaataaagaagcTGCTAGTGAATTTGAGTGCTTTAAGTTATAATAAAGTATTTAAGTCAActgaacttttattttttttaaaaatattactaatttttttataaaaaatttgaaaatggtCATAATCCAATTGTCTCAACTAAACTTTGCCCTTAAAACTTTATAACATTAATTAACGGTTGGATTGATGAAATTTATCACGCATGATAATTTATTCACCAATATATAAATCTTTGGTGTAAACAGATTCCTTTTCTCTATATTTATAAATTAGTGTATCGATACGTGCAATGTGTAAAAAATATCTACttttttatacttatatttaaaatatacttttaaaataaaCTATTTATGAATATATTTATCTTATATAAAACAAGtttatatatttctattatttacaCTAATAccaaataatctaaaaaataaagaaattcataacgtatttatatttaattaaaaaacagtTGTCGTATGTTaatacatttataaaataaaaaaagcataaagtacttatatttaataaaaaatctcacaaaatactTATATTAATTACTAAATATTAATAAATCTAATGATTTAATACtaacattttctaaaaataatatcaacatatagATTGGAATTAGAACGCACCACATTATCAGcatacttaattttaaaattacgtcattaatatatttaactCTAAAATTTACGTTTATAAAtagtaaaacaaaataatatatataacaaaaatgtaagaaaaaattgtgataatttttaaaaggatataacataaaatattaaattattaatttacaaaaatataaaaaataatcatgataattactaaaagatatgatatttAGAATTATTAACAAATCTCAACATATATAATTGATTATTAAATGTTAATTTGTATATGATTGATtacgtaatatttttttaaaaattaattaaaaataaaaagaggtaTTTAAACTGACACCAGAATGTACTACCCTAATTATGCTTGAAATCAAAATATAATCTGTTGAAGAATTTGAATTATTGATTATTGGTGATTGAATCACTAGAATATATAAGAAAGAAtcataataattactaaaaagatatgaaatagaatattagaattattaacaaattttaatataaataattattaaatattaatttgtgtATAATTGACTACAacataatacttttttaaaaaataattaagaaaaaaaatatacttaaacTATCATCAGAATGCGCCACATCAATATATTTTTTCCCAGAATGCAAATGATGATGATCGACAAATTTcacaataattaatcaataaatgttaataaatctaattatttaatgcataatattttctaaaaatatcatTAACATGTAGATTAACACTAGCACACGCTACGTCAACATACTTAATTACTTATTCTAAAACTTACatttattagtaaaataaatactatatataatatttacaaaaatataaaaaaatcataataatttttaaaaggatataaaataaaatattaaaattattaattcatgaaaatataaaaaaaatcatgatattttttaaaaaaatataaaataaaatattaaaattattgacaaattttaatataattaattattaaatattaatttatgtatgatagattatacaatatatttttttaaaaaatgtaaaaaaaaagtataaaaatgtcGCTAAAATGCACTACATCAACATATTTGACGCTAAAATAAAACTTATCTTAAAATAATGTATACCGAAGGGCATAGCCATATGCTAAGATGATACAAgtattaaattcttattttatttttatttattatcttatcttttttctagaaataaaatttattatatttatttttttctaatttagttATATTTATCTTTCTCTAACAGAATCATTTAAAAGATTTTGGTTATTTTATctaatcttaaaatttaaaattagtttaataattagTATAAATAGATAACATTATTCTCTTATAATACACAACAACACCATATAATAAAAattcttcatttttttgttttattaataattattaaggagaattaaaaaaaataatactcaAGAAAGCAATTAACCTTGCTACGCAAGAAATCAAGGACAATTATTGGAACCTACGTGGAGGCAAATTTTTTTTCCGGTAATAAATTTTACAAGTAGTTAATTTTATTTCCAATGGAAGATAACTAAACGTGCTTTGAAATCAAAGTAGACGATTTCTTTTGATCCTTAGATCAATATCAATCCTTTTTATGTTGTACTTACTGAAGTTTACTTACATGGGTATTGAGTGCAAATGAAGAAGCTAATTGTGTAGAAGTTCCGAAGAAGACGTAGGGATGTAATTTGCTTCATGTGCTTACTGTGGAAATAATGTCTTAATTTCCATAAAGCCATGTGTTTTTCCAACTAGCTTGTGTACAGTTTAATTTTCCACAACCCTacttcatatataataatatatatactttcCCATGTCGAGTCCCGCTAGAATGTGTACTATTGAGTTATAAAATGAACATCTCCCatactatttagaataaccatTCGAGTACTAGGACTTCCCAAGCTTAAATTGATTTTGGGGTTCActaaggatcgaactcttgacttTTCGAATCTAGAACTTTAATACCATGTTATGATACCACTTATCCCAAAAATTTCAACTGACggaaaaagataacactaatggttatatttttaatactccataaacctctattgtacacattatacaaatattccattggttCTTCATACTTTCCCATATCTCAATTATTAATACACCCAAAGAACATTAACAGAGTTAAACAAGAATCTTGTACGTACGTATATTGGCAATAATAATCTTGGAACGTAAGTAGTGTTTATTTTATCAATAAagagaaagctaaattaaattaaCGTCTAAAATCAGCGTCCAAATACAATGCAGCTGCATGGTTCCCTTCCTTATATATAGGAGAGGATATTAGGGGGTTTATACATATAACACACAAGACTGTTGAAGGTGTCATCATGTGGCCCAAGACAATTACAATGGTGAGTATGAGATCGATCTTAATTAGTTATCAAGTTCTACATTTTCATGATATATATGTAGTCTTACTTAGCTTGATTCAACTAACATATTATTTGATCCAGGAGTTATTGTTGGATGTTATAGTAATTCTGAGTGTGGCTACAACAGGATTGAGCGTGACACCAAGTTTCAATGTGTTACAATATGGAGCAGTTGGAAATGGACAAACCAACGATTCACCGGTAACTAATAACTTTATTTGAATTACATTTCTTATCTCAAATATTAATAAAGATATATACATAGGCGTTTGAGAAGGCGTGGAAAGCAGTGTGCTCGAGCAAGGGAGATATATCTAAGCTTATAATACCAGCAGGGAAGACCTTCATGCTAAAGCCTCTTTCCTTCAACGGTCCATGCAAATCTAAGTATACCTATATTCAGGTCCATACTTCCTTTTAATACTCAAAATGGGCTAAACCCATCAGGTCAGCCCGTTTATTCTCGTTTATTCATTTAAATAGGCAgattttgtctctaaaattaaaTTCCTTTAAATTTCGGGTTAAACGGGTTGGGTTAAGCTCGGTTAACCCGAAAAAAATGACGGGTTAGACGGGTTAGCCCGCGAGCTAAACGGGTGACCCGtttatttttttgcattttttttcaataaaaagtatttttaactGATATTTCTTTCGATCCGACTCGAAAATCTgacttattaattaaaaaatattatttttaaaggattttgacataaaaataatattttttgtcaaaatattttttaaaaaataaaattaaatgataaataaattgaCTTATTTAACCCATCGGACTGACCACAAATAATCTGAACTGAAAAATTTTAGcccacaaataaaataaatttaaatgaacCAATTTATTTAACCCACAGACTTAACAAACCGGACCTAAATGGGCCTGAATAGTCCGTTTGAGAGCCTAACTTCTAATATTTAGTTCCATTTTGATTGGAATTCCCCTACTGTTGATCTGATGAGAACTTGTATTTATCATTATGGTGATCAGGTGTTAGGGAACATAGTTGCACCTAAAACAAAATCGGAATATGCTGGGTCCCACATAAACACGTGGCTTGGGTTTAATTCAGTGGATGGTCTAATTATCAGTGGAAAAGGGACAATTGATGGTCGAGGTTCTATCTGGTGGCAACAGCCTTGCTTGGGAAATCCAGCACCTGTAAGCAGTCTATaaatttctctgtttttttttttttcatggtaAAAACTCActgtgcaataataataaaaaattattataccaAAATTTAGTTATACATGtcaaattatattacaatattcaATTAATcacctattttttcttttttttatttatacattttcaaattttcatgagcTCTTTATTTATGACAACTTTTTGCAGGGGACAAAATGTCGTCCACCAACAGTAAGCATACTATCTATCTGTGGAATTATttgttattacaaaataaataaaaaaatggtaaAAACTCTGGTGCAgttaacttcacgtaaagttgatacctgagaatcgttagatgatttgactgatttgactaaatttttatctaatggcTCTTAGGTATCAACTTTACACGAAGTCGACTTCAGGtgaatttttacaaaaaaaaatttacgtgGAGTTATCTTCATGTGAAGTTACTAGTTGAGAACTATCGCATATAGATCACTGCACGCGAGTTTCCACCAAAAGATAAATAGATTGAAACTTGTTTTTGGACCCTGTTCTCAACAGGCAATAACACTGAATAGATGCAACCGGTTTCAATGGAAAGGATTGACTAGTCTTAACCCGGCAAGAAGCCATATAACTCTAACAAGCTGCAACGGAGGCACTCTCTCTAACCTGCGACTCATTGCTCCGGGAACAAGCCCCAACACCGATGGCATTGATATTTCTGGTTCTACCAACATTAAAGTCCTTAATTCTTACATTGCAACTGGAGATGACTGTGTTGCTATTAGTGCTGGATCCTCACACATCAAAATATTTGCTATAACATGCGGTCCAGGCCATGGTATCAGGTTCCTACTCCGACCCGACCCGATCCTTtgcttaatttaattaaaaaaaatatagggtaCTAACATATTATCTACCAACTTAttatcaacaataattaattattatattttaaacatataatattaggtagacaaaaaaaatagtcagaatttgtcttatttaacattcattaattgtcacgataattaataaatactaaataagacaagttataaCTATTTTTGGCTGAGTttttttggttaccaaacattttcatataaaaagatacattcagaaaatatatctataaagatacttctattaaacacagtcataaaaaaatatttttattagacacattcacaaagacacttccattaaacgccattataaataaaaattgatagaAGTTGGAAGAATATTGTTAGTAACATAGCGGAATTGTTTAATTAATGGTCAATTATGAAAACATTGTATTTAATTTTGGGTGCTGCAGCATTGGATCACTGGGAACAAGAGGTGAAACCGACATTGTAGAGGACGTGCATGTGTATAATTGTACTTTGACTGAAACAATGACTGGAGTAAGGATCAAGACTTGGcaggtatgtatatatatgtaattaaTCAGGCAAATTGGGTCATGCACATGTAGTAATAATACATTATTATATCTAATAGGGTGGAGCTGGATATGCCAGGAATATCACATTTGAGAAGATTAAGTTTGTTCGTGCCAATAGCCCCATTATTATTGACCAATTTTATTGCCCTAATAGGGTGGACTGCCAAAACAAGGTAATTAACATACACTATTAATACTAATgattctatttcaataaaaagaaataattattttttgttgaatTATAGACTCAAGCGATTAGAGTGAGCGATGTAACATACAAAGGAATTATTGGAACATCATTGATGGATGAAGCGATCAATTTGAGTTGCGACCAAAACGTGGGATGCTACAATATTGTGCTTGATCGTGTGTATATACAGCATGCGGTTCCAGGGAGGAAAGTGTATTCCTTTTGCCACAACGCCCATGGAACTGCCTCCCACACCAAACCTTCCGTTAAATGCTTGCTCAAGTGACAAGTCACCTTCCTCCATTCAGAATAAAACAGATCTCATCAATTGTTAAATAATCTTAAATTGTTGCATAGAATATTGAGATAATTATATATAGTTTCTTAGATTTGTGTATGTTGTACCATTCTTATTTGTAAAAATAATTCATGTGTttggagaaaataaaataagagcaatgctaggggccagcaataTTTGTGATTGGtggccatcaactagccatcgatgataatttgatggtgtgagattggtgtaagATTTCATCCGATGGCTCACATTTTCCTGCtgattacatgctggccaaaatgcaataaaattgctggcccctagacttttccataaaATAATATCCTAGCTTGACATTGTTGCAAGAAATAGAAACATAAGGATATATTTAGATGAATATAAAAGATAATgtaagaaaatgaagaagggaAGTTGAGTTACCTAAATTAACAGGTAGACAAAAGGCGCCATCCATTCccttaataattaattagtaatgAGGGATAGGTTGTTATTGTGAATTGTGAGGCATAATAATGGGGAAGAAGGCGCCGCACTCGCCGGACATAGAGGCGGCCCAACATTGGCATCCACCGCCGGGAGAGCAATGGATGTCATGGCTTGTCCCAGTAATATTCGTTAGCAACATAGGCATGTTCGTCTACACCATGTACCTCAATGATTGCCCTGATTACTTGAACAAAGACTCATGTCTCTTCTCAAAACATTTGGGCAGATTCTCCTTCCAACCTTTCCGGGAAAACCCTCTCCTCGGCCCTTCTACCCGCACGTacgcttcttttcttttcttttcttttcttcttcatccAAATCATTCGTTTATTGTTCTTTGACATGCATGCATGCAGCCTGCGGATATTAGGCGCTCTTGAAGAGGATGGAGTCTTGGAGAAACACCAAGCATGGCGTTTCTTCACCTGCATGTTTCTTCACGCCGGAGTTGTCCATGTTGTCGCCAATATGTTCAGCCTTCTCTTCATAGGCATTCGCCTCGAGGAGGAATTCGGATTCTGTaagtgttagaatataattaggatcaattagaattatttagtatatgtgaatatttattataggagattataGCCCTtctaaatacccttctatattatATCATTCT contains:
- the LOC112772340 gene encoding probable polygalacturonase At3g15720; this translates as MWPKTITMELLLDVIVILSVATTGLSVTPSFNVLQYGAVGNGQTNDSPAFEKAWKAVCSSKGDISKLIIPAGKTFMLKPLSFNGPCKSKYTYIQVLGNIVAPKTKSEYAGSHINTWLGFNSVDGLIISGKGTIDGRGSIWWQQPCLGNPAPGTKCRPPTAITLNRCNRFQWKGLTSLNPARSHITLTSCNGGTLSNLRLIAPGTSPNTDGIDISGSTNIKVLNSYIATGDDCVAISAGSSHIKIFAITCGPGHGISIGSLGTRGETDIVEDVHVYNCTLTETMTGVRIKTWQGGAGYARNITFEKIKFVRANSPIIIDQFYCPNRVDCQNKTQAIRVSDVTYKGIIGTSLMDEAINLSCDQNVGCYNIVLDRVYIQHAVPGRKVYSFCHNAHGTASHTKPSVKCLLK